In Leishmania donovani BPK282A1 complete genome, chromosome 20, one genomic interval encodes:
- a CDS encoding calpain-like cysteine peptidase, putative has product MGNKQSHAQGEFRYSGPTDFPYDEKVPLFEEKNGLLFRLVNNQNSSWAFYNDCKRFEFHVKVTFGSNSRNLQALGNTYLAEDPDGGWVAKTIVYPGNTEPFIQGEVVGFNSVVNAVLLTTEYKERRKEEKRAAKKAAKEAENGDELGSSTR; this is encoded by the coding sequence atGGGGAACAAGCAGTCGCATGCTCAGGGTGAGTTCCGCTACAGCGGGCCCACCGATTTCCCCTACGATGAGAAGGTTCCGCTGTTTGAGGAGAAGAACGGCCTTCTCTTCCGCCTTGTGAACAACCAGAATAGTTCCTGGGCCTTCTACAACGACTGTAAGAGGTTCGAGTTCCACGTGAAGGTGACGTTTGGCTCCAACTCGCGCAACCTCCAGGCGTTAGGCAACACGTACCTCGCCGAGGACCCTGATGGCGGCTGGGTGGCCAAGACGATTGTGTACCCGGGCAATACGGAGCCCTTCATCCAGGGTGAAGTGGTCGGCTTCAATTCGGTGGTGAAcgccgtgctgctgacgACGGAGTACAAGGAGCGCcgcaaggaggagaagagggcagcCAAGAAGGCTGCAAAGGAGGCTGAGAACGGCGACGagctcggcagcagcacgcggtAG
- a CDS encoding calpain-like cysteine peptidase, putative encodes MGGSNSTNRKIIYKNGRPTFKGDEVVKGFERDNGLLFRIVKRKKGHQTWAFYNDTTQYNMRINVTFAAGCELTALGHTKVVKGARGEWVATVVVMPGKTEMFVEGKIEGFKSNMDAYPAMSDGSGSRLAAGEAVAN; translated from the coding sequence ATGGGCGGCTCCAACTCCACCAATAGAAAGATCATATACAAGAATGGCAGGCCCACCTTCAAGGGGGATGAGGTGGTGAAGGGCTTCGAGAGAGACAACGGTCTTCTCTTCCGCATCGTcaagaggaagaaagggcATCAGACGTGGGCTTTCTACAATGACACGACGCAGTACAACATGCGCATCAATGTCACCTTCGCCGCCGGTTGCGAGCTCACCGCCCTCGGACACACAAAGGTAGTGAAAGGGGCGAGGGGCGAGTGGGttgccaccgtcgtcgtGATGCCCGGTAAGACGGAGATGTTTGTAGAGGGAAAAATCGAAGGCTTCAAATCGAATATGGACGCCTATCCCGCCAtgagcgacggcagcggcagccgtctGGCCGCAGGGGAAGCGGTAGCGAACTGa